A region of Anolis sagrei isolate rAnoSag1 chromosome 2, rAnoSag1.mat, whole genome shotgun sequence DNA encodes the following proteins:
- the HYAL2 gene encoding hyaluronidase-2, translated as MQGGTGLAAVWLMFLAVPGTLAGQGKKPAFTPIFTHRPFIVAWNVPSQDCQPRFKVQLDFSLFDVQASPNEGFVDQNLTIFYKERLGLYPYYNAQKVAVNGGVPQNSSLEEHLARLEVNIHRYIRSETKEGLAVIDWEEWRPIWIRNWQPKDIYRTASRQLVQSRHVDLSEEQIKKKAQYEFESSASSFMKETLRLAKSFRPQQLWGYYLFPDCYNHDYSKNLDSYTGHCPDVEKTRNDHLAWLWKESTALYPSIYLEEILANSINGRKFVRSRVQEALRISQQHHDDYDLPVFVYTRPTYNRRQNLTYLSEMDLISTIGESAALGAAGAIFWGDAEDTKSRETCQVLKNYMDENLGRYIVNVTTAADLCSQTQCNGHGRCRRRQSDANVFLHLNPTSFKILRNEPGSQAPLLEARGKLSQGDTDFLKGNFQCHCYQGWRGEGCEEQLNPPGGGPGLSWNMGLHLLMTLLLLACLH; from the exons ATGCAGGGAGGCACTGGGCTGGCAGCAGTATGGCTCATGTTCCTGGCTGTGCCCGGTACCCTGGCGGGGCAGGGCAAGAAGCCTGCGTTCACCCCTATCTTCACCCACAGGCCCTTCATTGTGGCCTGGAATGTGCCATCTCAGGATTGCCAGCCTCGTTTTAAGGTCCAGCTAGACTTCAGTCTCTTTGACGTGCAGGCCTCGCCCAATGAAGGTTTTGTGGACCAAAACCTGACTATTTTCTATAAGGAGCGCTTAGGACTCTACCCCTACTACAATGCCCAGAAAGTGGCAGTGAATGGCGGTGTCCCTCAGAACAGCAGTCTAGAGGAGCACCTGGCCCGCTTAGAGGTCAACATTCATAGGTACATCCGCTCTGAAACAAAGGAGGGGCTGGCTGTCATTGACTGGGAAGAGTGGAGACCTATCTGGATCCGGAACTGGCAGCCAAAAGACATCTACCGTACTGCCTCCCGTCAGCTTGTGCAATCTCGGCATGTTGATTTGTCAGAGGAACAAATAAAGAAGAAGGCTCAGTATGAATTCGAATCATCAGCTTCTTCCTTTATGAAGGAGACCCTGAGACTTGCCAAGAGCTTCCGTCCTCAGCAGCTGTGGGGTTATTACCTTTTCCCCGACTGCTACAACCACGATTACAGCAAGAACCTAGACAGTTACACCGGTCATTGCCCCGATGTGGAGAAGACACGCAATGACCACCTGGCCTGGCTTTGGAAGGAGAGCACAGCCCTCTACCCTTCCATATATTTGGAGGAGATATTGGCCAACTCCATAAACGGACGCAAGTTTGTCAGGTCTCGGGTTCAAGAGGCCCTACGGATCTCTCAGCAACATCATGATGACTATGACCTGCCTGTCTTTGTCTACACCAGACCCACCTATAACCGTCGACAAAATCTCACCTACCTAAGTGAG ATGGACTTGATCTCCACGATTGGAGAGAGTGCTGCCTTGGGAGCAGCTGGTGCTATTTTCTGGGGAGATGCAGAAGATACCAAAAGTCGG GAAACCTGCCAGGTGCTTAAAAACTACATGGACGAGAACCTAGGCCGTTACATTGTCAATGTGACCACAGCGGCTGACCTCTGCAGCCAGACTCAGTGCAATGGCCATGGGCGCTGCCGCCGCCGCCAGAGCGATGCCAATGTCTTCCTGCATCTCAACCCAACCAGCTTCAAGATCCTTCGCAATGAACCCGGTTCGCAGGCACCACTGCTGGAGGCCAGAGGGAAGCTATCTCAGGGAGACACGGACTTCTTAAAGGGCAACTTCCAGTGCCATTGCTACCAGGGTTGGCGGGGGGAAGGATGTGAGGAGCAGCTGAACCCACCGGGTGGCGGCCCTGGCCTTTCCTGGAACATGGGACTCCACTTGCTGATGACTCTCCTCCTCCTGGCCTGTTTGCACTAG